A portion of the Phacochoerus africanus isolate WHEZ1 chromosome 5, ROS_Pafr_v1, whole genome shotgun sequence genome contains these proteins:
- the C5H16orf90 gene encoding uncharacterized protein C16orf90 homolog, whose amino-acid sequence MKGLTAGRREWAGLLPAHAQRAQASRQAGSRPGSSRAGGCPGNRVLSGLEPTDAVSWARGRPGHPDTPPNIYEGGLGAQQQPQCPRAQGSKPKNFRLRHLRGLALYLPGHVQFAGQCESHWLGRLMAWGCFSQPEGMAWPLDLPQGNLGPGISHCSVLLEAQLPRGSLGNIASSSSMDSAKGVPSQPSPPEGLGLRPKRSWGASEESTCPLCKRTRSGALERP is encoded by the exons ATGAAGGGACTGACCGCTGGGCGGCGAGAGTGGGCCGGGCTGCTTCCTGCGCACGCGCAGCGGGCTCAAGCTTCACGACAGGCCGGAAGCCGGCCCGGCTCTTCGCGCGCCGGCGGTTGTCCTGGCAACCGTGTGCTCAGCGGGCTGGAGCCCACTG ATGCAGTGAGCTGGGCCCGAGGACGCCCGGGTCACCCTGATACACCACCCAACATCTACGAgggggggctgggggcccagcAGCAGCCGCAGTGCCCCCGTGCCCAAGGAAGCAAGCCCAAGAACTTCCGGCTGCGCCACCTCCGGGGCCTGGCTCTCTACCTGCCAGGCCATGTGCAGTTTGCTGGCCAGTGTGAGAGCCACTGGCTGGGCCGGCTCATGGCCTGGGGGTGCTTCTCACAGCCAGAGGGCATGGCCTGGCCCCTGGACCTACCACAGGGGAATCTGGGCCCAGGTATCAGCCACTGCTCAGTCCTTCTGGAAGCTCAACTGCCCAGGGGCAGCCTGGGAAATATAG CTTCCAGCTCCAGCATGGACTCAGCCAAGGgtgtcccctcccagcccagtCCCCCTGAAGGCTTGGGGCTCAGACCCAAGAGATCCTGGGGGGCCTCAGAGGAGTCCACATGTCCCTTGTGCAAGAGAACTCGCTCTGGGGCTCTTGAGAGGCCATAG
- the NAA60 gene encoding N-alpha-acetyltransferase 60 isoform X1, translated as MTEVVPSSALSEVSLRLLCHDDIDTVKHLCGDWFPIEYPDSWYRDITSNKKFFSLAATYRGAIVGMIVAEIKSRTKIHKEDGDILASSFSVDTQVAYILSLGVVKEFRKHGIGSLLLESLKDHISTTAQDHCKAIYLHVLTTNNTAINFYENRDFKQHHYLPYYYSIRGVLKDGFTYVLYINGGHPPWTVLDYIQHLGSALANLSPCSIPHRIYRQAHSLLCSFLPWSGISTKGGIEYSRTM; from the exons ATGACAGAGGTGGTGCCGTCGAGCGCCCTCAGCGAGGTCAGCCTGCGCCTCCTCTGCCACGATGACATAGACACCGTGAAGCACCTGTGCGGCGACTGGTTCCCCATCGA GTACCCAGACTCATGGTATCGTGACATCACCTCCAACAAGAAGTTCTTTTCCCTCGCCGCAACCTACAGGGGCGCCATCGTGGGGATGATTGTAGCTGAGATAAAAAGTAGGACCAAGATACACAAGGAG gACGGAGATATTCTAGCCTCCAGCTTCTCTGTTGACACACAGGTTGCTTACATCCTAAGCCTGGGCGTCGTGAAGGAATTCAGAAAGCACGGCATAG GTTCCCTATTACTTGAGAGTTTAAAGGATCACATATCGACCACGGCCCAGGACCACTGCAAAGCCATCTACCTGCACGTCCTCACCACCAACAACACGGCCATAAACTTCTATGAAAACCGAGACTTCAAGCAGCATCACTACCTCCCCTACTACTACTCCATCCGCGGCGTCCTCAAGGACGGCTTCACCTACGTCCTCTACATCAATGGTGGCCACCCGCCCTGGACTGTCTT GGACTACATCCAGCACCTGGGCTCTGCACTAGCAAACCTGAGCCCCTGCTCCATCCCGCATAGGATCTACCGCCAGGCCCACAGCCTGCTCTGCAGCTTCCTGCCATGGTCAGGCATCTCCACCAAGGGCGGCATCGAGTACAGCCGGACCATGTGA
- the NAA60 gene encoding N-alpha-acetyltransferase 60 isoform X2, with product MCRVLPGVVKVWMTEVVPSSALSEVSLRLLCHDDIDTVKHLCGDWFPIEYPDSWYRDITSNKKFFSLAATYRGAIVGMIVAEIKSRTKIHKEDGDILASSFSVDTQVAYILSLGVVKEFRKHGIGSLLLESLKDHISTTAQDHCKAIYLHVLTTNNTAINFYENRDFKQHHYLPYYYSIRGVLKDGFTYVLYINGGHPPWTVLDYIQHLGSALANLSPCSIPHRIYRQAHSLLCSFLPWSGISTKGGIEYSRTM from the exons ATGTGCCGTGTGTTACCTGGAGTCGTGAAG gTGTGGATGACAGAGGTGGTGCCGTCGAGCGCCCTCAGCGAGGTCAGCCTGCGCCTCCTCTGCCACGATGACATAGACACCGTGAAGCACCTGTGCGGCGACTGGTTCCCCATCGA GTACCCAGACTCATGGTATCGTGACATCACCTCCAACAAGAAGTTCTTTTCCCTCGCCGCAACCTACAGGGGCGCCATCGTGGGGATGATTGTAGCTGAGATAAAAAGTAGGACCAAGATACACAAGGAG gACGGAGATATTCTAGCCTCCAGCTTCTCTGTTGACACACAGGTTGCTTACATCCTAAGCCTGGGCGTCGTGAAGGAATTCAGAAAGCACGGCATAG GTTCCCTATTACTTGAGAGTTTAAAGGATCACATATCGACCACGGCCCAGGACCACTGCAAAGCCATCTACCTGCACGTCCTCACCACCAACAACACGGCCATAAACTTCTATGAAAACCGAGACTTCAAGCAGCATCACTACCTCCCCTACTACTACTCCATCCGCGGCGTCCTCAAGGACGGCTTCACCTACGTCCTCTACATCAATGGTGGCCACCCGCCCTGGACTGTCTT GGACTACATCCAGCACCTGGGCTCTGCACTAGCAAACCTGAGCCCCTGCTCCATCCCGCATAGGATCTACCGCCAGGCCCACAGCCTGCTCTGCAGCTTCCTGCCATGGTCAGGCATCTCCACCAAGGGCGGCATCGAGTACAGCCGGACCATGTGA